AGAAAGTGCATTAATAAACTGCTCTGTTACAAcataaatcttaacaagattACCGCCACGCTTGTCAATTAAACCGGAAAGCTATGCGATAACAGACCATATGCCTCAAAGCGACAATAATTGCTAATTACCTGATAGCTGGCGTAAAATGTGGCTCCCGGCTGCACGTATTGAAAGTAACAGTCTTCTTTGCCCGCGTCGACGTGAACTTTGTAGTCCATGGTCACCGCGGGCAGGTTCTCGTACCATGGTGCCGGTGATGAAGTATTTACATCCCCAACGAGTGATAAAATCGTAAATATTAGTGTTATCACGATAAACATATGCCACGTTCGTCGAGCCATTTTTCGACtgactgaataaaactaaaactgtcAAGTAAACTGCTGTTTACGACGTCAGTGAAAGGGAAAAAAAGCAAAAACACTAACAGATACATAACAGATACTTTAATAACTAGCAATTTAAATGTAGTCTCAAATAGCTTCATTGACGTatttaaagcgttttttttttagtttttaaaaaaaagttgactaacattttaaaaatctaGTTGATCGGAATTCGGATTAATAATGTCTCATATCCGTCAAAACTATAATCAGCTGGAAAACTAACCTGTTGAAGTAAATACTTCATTGCTTATTTCGTGAAATAAAACATTCATAATAACAAGTTTTCTATCTGTATTTGAGTATGAAAGCCAGATACCTAACATTCTTTTCATATATTGGGTCGACTTTCAGGTTTGTAGCCTAAATAATCCGCTCAGTTCTTAGCGAGGCATTGTTGTTCTCGATACTCCATGTGCAACTACTTCCTACACGCAGGTCCTCGGAGAAGCTTTGGTTTAAAGATGGGAAGAACCATACAGACACGGAAAGCGTACAGGGCCGGCTGGAACTAGCTCTGCTGGGACTGCGTTCTTTGAACTACCCTAACATTGTTTTGTCTAGCCGGTAAGTTACTGCTAattgctaataatattatatttctgaGCATAAAAcacatctctctctctctctctctctctctctctctctctctctctctctctctctctctctctctctctctctctctctctctctctagcCTTTtcctaccctttgggtgtaggtcTCCTTCATTTTGCGTCATTCGTCagggttctgtgcgacttggagccactgcttCCCCGCAGTCTTCTTGATGTCGTCATCacaacgcatctggggtctactttgaggacgcagAAACTAAACACATCTAAGGAAACTTATCATTTACAGAACAGATGGTGGGGTGCATGCCTTAAATTCAAGTGCCCACTTCGACCTGGACCGCTATGGCAGCAAGATCTACGAACCACATCAGATTACATTTAAACTGAACAAGCACTTCTTGAAAACTGAGACACCTATCTACGTCAAAGACTGTTTGAGAGTGTCGGACAACTTCCATGCCAGGTTTAATGCGCTGTCTAGGACATATTTGTACAGGTATGGTGTGATTTTTAATAGTGAGATTCAATTTGGATTGGATTTGGAAAAAGAGtacatatttcttatttatCTGCActaaaaaagaaatgaaaatttgGCATTTTGATAGTTTGTGATGTTGTTTGTTTGTAAGATAAGCATAAGTACTTTCAATCATTATGGAAGGGGTTTAACCACCCTCAAGGTAGAAATGTCACTCATGAGGGCAGTTGCTAATATGGTAATAgaattaatatataaaacaactatagttgtaaaaactgtaatagatgtcatatattaaaaaaaaaagtgacgaagccctccagtggtgaaggccggattcgaacggaggctaggcgtctttgaccagctctaagggcaagcagtgcgtgGTTTTTCTTaactatatgacatctattacagttattaatttatatacagggtgggcacagggattccgacagactttaaccgtggattcctggcagtgttacgaaagaaaaatgttatatcaacatgggtccaaaattgcctaattaatttacttaatttctggaacaaaataaatcaattaacgatagtactaacttgtgaacgtatctttagtttgaaagagtgaaaaagacaacatgcgacaccaatatgacacttgtctagtttatagcaggtgacaggtaagtttactatttttaacacttctgctttgcatgtgtgattgtttgtgtcttggtatgtatgattacgtcacataagggcgtgttagccttgagtttttttaacttcgaaattacttaaataattgaatatctcgtaaattaggctttctatggcattgttatattactttttttttatccaaataggcactagaattcatggttaaagtgtgtcggaatccctgtgcccaccctgtatagtaGTGTGGTGTGatttataatttgatttgttcccaaacttgtacaACTATAGTTGTGTTGTGTTTACTATAGTAAATTATGTTCGTTTCAGGTTAGCAGTGTTGAAGCAAGAAATTGAGTTACCAGAATTTTCGAGCATAGCGCAACATATACCTATAGAGGAGTGGAGAAGGTGCCATTTTGTAAGGTATGCTTTCACCATAGATGAaacttaaatacctaatatgGGGAAATGCTGTCAGTAGGATGTACTCCTCCTAATACAAAATCAGTCCCGGAACTGGGATTCCTGGTTTTCGCAATACAAATTCAGTAAGGGCTCAATTGAGGTGCACTTTGGGCTTAACcgtaattttttaaacaaatccatttaattcTTTGTGCATCATTCATTGGCAGTCCCAACCACACGCACTAGCCCTAAGACTTTTGAACTCGCTTCGGTCATGGGCACCAGAAAGTGATATTTTTGCAACTTCTAGGGCGAATATATGTCGGACATGTCTGGCATACTGTGAAACTCTGGATGTCACTTGAAATTATTTTGTTGTCTGTCATTTCTTGTATATACCTTTTAtctttttcattaatttgtatAGCTCATTAGTTTTAATGtaacgctgtacaaattttgtatgtaacaataaataaataaatcatagttGGCTTCCGAAAGGATGATAATGGTTCTGAATGAAAGGCAAGAAACCTGTGATTTTCGATTGTTAAAATTTCCTGATTcagttatacatacataagtatataaaagcttatattttttttatgaagtttATAATAACATAACcaaaaagttaattttaaacCAAGAGAATTCGGAAAGGActttttgttacatttatttgCCGTCTTGATTGTACATGATAAAAATGTAGTTCTGGCTTGGCCAATCCTCTCTTGATAAATAAATCTCTTTAAATAATAAGGCCAAACCAGACCGGATTCATTCAGATCTATACGCGTGCGTCCAGTCCGCAGCCTTATTCCACACCAAGTGCTATTCCATTTCAGAGCACCGGGGTTCGACATAGAGCGCTTCAAAGCGGGCTGCGAACACTTCGTCGGTCTTCACGATTTCACAACATTCAAGCGTTTCGACAAACTGAAGCAACACAAGCATAACCGACGCGAGATCAAACACATACTAGTGAGGCCTGGGACTCCGCTGATAACTAGTTATCCGAGGGACAGTGTGTGGGACTACTGGGATATTGAGTTCAAGGCTAGGGCTTTCGTGCATAATCAGGTGGGCAAATGTAActaatatttttctgttttggcTTCTCTAATGTcagtgccggattaagccaGCGCGGGGCCTGTAGCAAATTATATGTGGCCcatggattgttttaattttggttTTTTACAGCCACAATGCataggtgcgcggggcccgtggcatttgctacttttgccacgTGGCTAATCCGCCACTGTGTAATGTCTgttaaaaagaaaaaccggtcaagtgcgagtcggactcgcgcaccgagggttccgtttttttagtatttgttatagcggcaacagaaatacatcatctgtgaaaatttcgaccgctcagtactgatGAATGACAGCGCCAGGGACAACTCTAGGTGTTATGGGttacgctgtcaaagtaaccttcacactttcaagtaaggtttacattagctcGCTTGCGCTCGGGACCGAGGCGTGTCAGTGacgttttcagggttccgtacccaaagggtaaaaacgggaccctattactaagaatccgctgtccgtctgtctgtcaccaggctgtatctcatgatccgtgatagctagacagttgaaattttcacagatgatgtatttctgttgccgctataacaacaaatactaaaaagtacggaaccctcggtgcgcgactcgcacctggcctgtttttgtttatgacataaagcgATTGAATAAAAAGGTTAAGGCTAGGGCGTTGGTGCACTATCAACAATCATGCGGGcaaataaatctttttttttaacgtaatACCAAGATTTAAGGTATTGCAAGATATTGTAGCCGCACCTGAAGTAGATGGCGTTGTACGGCGCCGCTATGTTTTGTAGTAACCGGATTGTCAAatagtaagtataaaatttttGCAGATCCGTCGGATGATGGGCACACTGATAAGCGTAGCAGTTGGCAAGCTACCCGCCGACGAGATAAAGGTGATGCTGCAAGTGCCGTCCAAACACTCCTGGTACAACTTCATACAGAACTGCCCGCCGCAAGGACTTTATCTCTGCAACGTCGAGTATAATCCGGAGGATCTAATCTATAAGGATAGTGGAGATAGTCAAGTGGAAGACGGTGATAGTAAGTAAGAATAAATGAAACAAAGAGAATAGTGATGACTCTAGTGATAAATCTTAAAGCGAATAGGACTCGAGCCATAAAGTCAAAGCATTAAACCTTTTGGAAGCCAACGTTCAACGCCAAAGAGCTGATCCATAGGGATATTCGAGATAGGTTGATAGTGATAGTGAGGTAGAATGAATTTCCTATATGAGATATAGTAACGAAGAATTACTGTTAGTAATGAAACTGTAGTTAGAAATCTTAAAGTCAATAAGAAATCAAACAATAAAAACTCAATTTAGGTAAAGGAAACTACCACCAGTTCGTAAAAAAAGAAAGAATCTGCCCTAAAAAGGTCCACAGAGGGTTCATTTTTCCACAGCCATTTACGTAACACTAAGAACTGGTGCAGTATTAGTTTCGAATTAgcttatttaatctaaaaatcTGAGCTGGAGCCAGGATAACGGGCCCTCTGCAAGTCTCCACCGTAAGGGGTGCCTCAGGACATCAACACACACAAATCTAAGACAAAGGCAAAAATTAGCTTCCTAAACGAATTACAGAAACAAAAGAATAAATTGAAAGTTAGAGAAACCGTAGTCACAAATGCTGCTGGACAGAGGTACATAGAACGGAATGGTGAAAAAACCGAGATCTCCTCGACTTATGGCTTTGTGGTGGACAACAAACCTGACAATATACCCGTGTTAGTGACTGAGCATTTGTATATAGGGTCCCAGGACTGCGCTGTTGATgatatattaaaacaatatgaCGTTAAAAATGTGCTTAGTGTAGGAATAAATGCTGAAGTTAATGTTACACATAAGTTTGTGCTATGTTTAGATCTACCGGAGGCTGATGTTAAACAAATGTTAACGGAGTGTTTACCATTTGTCCACGGCTCGGTGTGTCGTGGTGAGAATGTTTTGGTACATTGCAACGCCGGCGTTTCTCGCACTTCAACTGTTGCGATTGCTTACCTCATGCAATACAAAGGGATGGAATTTGAAGACGCATATCGCTTGGTCAAGGAGAAGCGACCTGCCATACGACCCAATGATGGGTTCAAGAATCAATTAAAGGCTATGAAACCTGGACAAGTCATTTAGATTCTTGTCACAGATAAAAATGCTACATCACATATGGCGTCAACAGGTAGGCGCCACAGGACTATATTAATTTTTGGTGCTGTGGtcatgtcttaaaaactttaaCCACaaagtgtattattttgtacaataaaataaccatTTACAAACAGAACTATTTATTGactataaaataagtacaaggCCCATTCAATATTTTAAAGCAACTGCTGCTCTAGAGAACAATTCTCAGTTCATTATTGGAcatattaaccttttgaacgtcAAGAACACGTAAAGTCGTCGTcactagtcgtgcccacagcgccatggacaactataggtgttatagcggacgctgtcaaagtaaccttcacactttcaagtaaggtttacattagctcACTTGCGCCCGGAAGCTTGGCATTTGAGTGATGCTTGTGCTTATGAtataaagcgttcaaaaggttaaatacgACAAAGATTGtattatttcaatttcataAGACAAATAGCACCGAGTTTTGAagctaaacttaaacttaatcAACATGTATAAAACTCAAACtgtaagtataaatatatttctgtACACAGACGCTGCGAGCGAAAACAATATAGATTCTTATGTTAACTAAACAAAACTTTTGTACTGGTGATAGCTAGCGATTTCAGCATATTTCGAGTATGATAACTTATCATAAATCTATAATAGTTTGTAGTGGGCAAGTGTCTGCTTGTTAATGTTGTAATAGGCTAAGAAAAGTACCTTATGGCAACTGCATAAGGTGCCTATTGGTATGCAAAGTCGCATACAGGTTGtattaagagcccgtagtcgatttgaaaacgcgcgaagatacgacttttacacagtaaccgaacgccggccgctgcttgaaataacgcgaccgcctaaacaatattgatactttcgcaacattatgcgtcactttataactttaattaggttaaaataaaacttttggtaaatttgatataatcgtttattactcttaacaattttcctatgtattcatataatacatacaaattatatagtatgatgataatgatttgcactaaggcaatatcttatatatatatataatcatcttactcgcgttatcccagcctttttgccacggctcatggaagtctgctggggtccgcttggcaactaatcccaagaattggcgtaggcactagtttttacgaaagcgactgccatctgactttccaacgttccaacccagaggggaaactagccttttgttggaatttggtatacagatagtttgaatcccggggtaggtcatagaatactttttattcaagaacttaccctttaagggggtggaaatttgtatggggaatcaataaacgctgaaccgattaagatgaaatgaggtatggacatagtttgagtcctggggaaggacataggataggttttaccccagaaacgggggggggggggggggtaatggaaatttgtatggggtccaataaaaccgatttggatggaatttgatattatggagatagtcttaatcgttgggaagggtgtataataatttttatttccaaagtcatcctcttctcttctccattcttctaacactcgctcaacgtgttattggttgtacgatgaatactgctcaagacctggaacacctggagtgcttctgggtgcaaagggtcaagggtaacactcgctcaacgtgccgctggtagagtttGATGGCGataactcaagacctggaacacctgaagtgctgctgggtgcaaagggtcaggggtaacactcgctcaacatgcctctggtagtgtgtagtgtacgatggatacagctcaagacctggaacacctggaatgcttctgggtgcaaagagtcaggggtaacactcgctcaacgagctgctggtagtgtatgataggaaaagctccagatctgaaacacctggagtgctgctgagtgcaaagggtcaagggcaaagggtgggtaacactcgctcaacgtgttgtgggtagtgtatgacggagacagctcaaaacctggaacacctggagtgctgctggacgcatcggatcaggggtaaaactcttttaatctgaagttggtagagtatgttgtaggcaggttaagttcttcaagacctggaacacctggagggctgccagatgaagcaggcacctgaccatagctaccacacgtttaacatgcagtaggtactgggggtttaaagggggtggaagttctgataacaataaatgaacctgagttccactaagtacagccagggttcatcatcagctctatcttgggtactgctctcccaagtgttcatcaagacgtgtcggaggaccaaaacagcgtgtgcctatgttgcacgaaacctgagttccactaggtacagccagggttcagcatcagctccatcttgggtactgctctcctaattgctcatcaagacgtgtcgtaagaccaaaacagcgcgtgcctatgttgcacgaaacctgagttccactaggtacagccagggttcagcatcagctccatcttgggtactgctctcctaattgctcatcaagacgtgtcggaagaccaaaacagcgtgtgcctatgttgcatcaaacctgcgttccactaggtacagccagggttcagcatcagctccatcttgggtactgctctcctaattgctcatcaagacgtgtcggaagaccaaaacagcgtgtgcctatgttgcaccaaacctgcgttccactaggtacagccagggttcagcatcagctccatcttgggtactgctctcctaattgctcatcaagacgtgtcgaataaccaaaacagcgtgtgcctatgttgcacgaaacctgatttccactaggtacagccagggttcagcatcagctccatcttgggtactgctctcctaattgctcatcaagacgtgtcggaagaccaaaacagcgtgtgcctatgttgcaccaaacctgcgttccattaggtacagccagggttcagcatcagctctatcttgggtactgctctcccaagtgctcatcaagacgtgtcggaagacgaaaacagcgtgtgcctatgttgcacgaaacctgatttccactaggtacagccagggttcagcatcagctccatcttgggtactgttctcctaattgctcatcaagacagaccaaaacagcgtgtgcctatgttgcactaaacctgcgttccactaggtacagccagggttcagcatcagcccagctctatgtatactaaaaccttctccagaatgtaacaaacacttttctaaaaaccgcatcaaaatcggttcagccaaatgcgagataatcgcgaacaaacatacatacatacatatacatacaaacatacgggacaaactgagaacctccttttttttgaaggcggttaataaacaagtacttacaacccaaggattaaagtttctggtcgcagtttacacgcacacagtacagccaaacacgcaaacaaatataactttttacacggcgagcgacgcacacaatgataaataacttcgtcgtcgtcgatgcaacgtgcggagccgattaacaaacgtcctgcctctgccagctcccgcgcgggactgaggccgcgggcgcgtgtcaccgatgttataccactaaaaggggaagttttaaaaaatcgtcagaaaataaaagttgcaacttaaataaaatgaagtacagcaacagtttaagtaaacattgcagattatttgagtatgcaatctacgtcgaaaataagtagattttcggagaaattgtcacttgttttgaggtcatttctggagaaaattgaattcgtttaactttcatttcctcgaactttaagtcatataacaacaatgtaatctgataaacctagagtacagaatatgtgtaatacaaatttaccatttttagcagtccaaactttacgaaatttacaaataagagcatcaaagtcagtgctttacacgcgtttacctaaacgtccatcagaaaaaaattcattactaatttagtaagccttttttcaaaaaaatgatctgataaacctagagataagaagtcgtgctaatagaaaccagtacttgttatttcaattaggtaacaaaaggtgtacaatttcacagaagaaatctatcaactttacatttttgcgactaaaatcgtaaccgggctcttaaccCTCAGCCATAATCTTTTATGTAAATGTGTACGTCATACTGGACAAATGTGTACGACGTACGTCATACTGGACAAATTTAGCTATGCCCAACCCTGTTCAGGGTTGGTTATATATGAATATAACCAACCCTGAATTCGCGTATACATTATTTTCGCTATTTTGAAGTTATTTAAAGTTAGGTTAAGAAAAACAGCGTATCTAGATGGGAAATATGTAGTAAAATACGCCGTTTTGCCGTAACAGAGAAGTAAAAATCCTAATCAACTCGCCCAAAATAGCCAAGTATTTCACACCCTGTACACTTTTTCATCATGATGTTACAATAATTTGCAGTTgaacatatttatttctgaaataaTTAATGGCATCAACAGTACAAAAGTATTAGAATTAATTGTACAGACAAACAGGTGAGCAAATTATGTTAATTGTAACATATCAAGCTTGCACTTGAACTAAATTAATCAAGTTAACCGACACAGAAAACTGTTGTTATATTGTAAATGGACGTCAAAGTTACTACACACTACGCTTATCTATACTATAACACAGACAAAATAACTATAATAGACGCTCAAGTTGATTAAGAATAAAGGACGCTATAAAAACgaaacattttgtaatttagataaaaaataataataagaaccGAATAAGCTGAATAACCTATTTTTAACATGTATATCTTTGACTTTATGTCATCTACTTGGCTTAGGCCCGTAGCTGGCATTAACTACCAGCTTATGCTGAGATATAAAAAAAcccctgaaaataataataatataaaaaaaagaagataaaagacatttattatttgactcgcctgttcctatctctaccGCACGCGaataataggctagatgacaaatttttattaatggtatcaatcgatcaggtttgtttttaggatcaaatgtctatatgggacccattgcattaaagcaatacaaaagtcagatatgatagtcaaagtccgacagtcgtactttaCTCGCGAAACgcgaatgtatgcagctcgggtgcgcacGACCCACCCCTTGTACGATTGCCCtggcttcgtcgaatgactgtattgttttatagactggtGTAACTG
This genomic stretch from Cydia strobilella chromosome 6, ilCydStro3.1, whole genome shotgun sequence harbors:
- the LOC134742207 gene encoding tRNA pseudouridine synthase-like 1, whose product is MKARYLTFFSYIGSTFRSSEKLWFKDGKNHTDTESVQGRLELALLGLRSLNYPNIVLSSRTDGGVHALNSSAHFDLDRYGSKIYEPHQITFKLNKHFLKTETPIYVKDCLRVSDNFHARFNALSRTYLYRLAVLKQEIELPEFSSIAQHIPIEEWRRCHFVRAPGFDIERFKAGCEHFVGLHDFTTFKRFDKLKQHKHNRREIKHILVRPGTPLITSYPRDSVWDYWDIEFKARAFVHNQIRRMMGTLISVAVGKLPADEIKVMLQVPSKHSWYNFIQNCPPQGLYLCNVEYNPEDLIYKDSGDSQVEDGDSK
- the LOC134742337 gene encoding dual specificity protein phosphatase 19, whose amino-acid sequence is MRYRVPQDINTHKSKTKAKISFLNELQKQKNKLKVRETVVTNAAGQRYIERNGEKTEISSTYGFVVDNKPDNIPVLVTEHLYIGSQDCAVDDILKQYDVKNVLSVGINAEVNVTHKFVLCLDLPEADVKQMLTECLPFVHGSVCRGENVLVHCNAGVSRTSTVAIAYLMQYKGMEFEDAYRLVKEKRPAIRPNDGFKNQLKAMKPGQVI